From one Drosophila subpulchrella strain 33 F10 #4 breed RU33 chromosome 3L, RU_Dsub_v1.1 Primary Assembly, whole genome shotgun sequence genomic stretch:
- the LOC119552974 gene encoding myotubularin-related protein 9: MEFADLIKTPKLDGVLLHDPSNAGASGATVGTLCITGHHLLLSARQETSQELWLLHKNIDCVEKKPSLSQNVVVGGLITLKCKDLRIISLEIKCGKEFFNVAASLEALSAIQNTELLYPFFYRPMYSILEDGYTMFRPELEFAKLISGVGMGGGSSPNVANITICMPSTSTSTLAVGPGLPHPLQNGFAIDALAGGVGGGALQGTQAACEWRITNVNRDFSVCATYGATLIVPKAITDEQIVLSAAFRDGGRFPVLSYRHENGATLMRSSQPLSIQGIKRCRADEAILNLVLGRSRKGFIVDTWGKGKSNTETDLHYSQWKKVNRSIGNVSSPASILDSFARLIEACNDLGCSSDKWLSRLESSGWLSLVLNSLNASCVVAQCLDQEGSPVLVHGAKGLDSTLIVTSLVQIILNPDCRTVRGLQALIEREWIQAGHPFASRHRFSCYTPNQTRNKTSGATFVLFLDCIYQLYTQFPCSFEFSTQLLILLFEHSHFSQYGTFLCDSERERSELNVHTRTTSLWSYLNRPDVLQTLLNPLYEPNANVIWPSVAPISLELWSDLYLRWVIDQRSCATVMSQIQELVTREKELRTQALKLRKQALELSQEVSTLMKSSDDA, encoded by the exons ATGGAATTCGCCGACCTGATAAAGACCCCCAAGCTGGACGGAGTCCTTCTGCACGACCCCTCGAATGCGGGGGCGTCGGGTGCAACAGTTGGCACACTGTGCATCACCGGGCACCATTTGCTGCTCAGCGCCCGCCAGGAAACCAGTCAGGAGCTGTGG TTGCTGCACAAAAACATCGACTGTGTGGAGAAGAAGCCCAGTTTGTCGCAGAACGTCGTGGTCGGTGGCCTCATCACCCTGAAATGCAAGGACCTGCGCATCATCTCGCTGGAGATCAAGTGCGGCAAGGAGTTCTTCAACGTGGCTGCATCGCTGGAGGCACTCAGTGCCATCCAAAATACCGAACTGCTGTATCCCTTCTTTTACCGGCCCATGTACTCGATCCTAGAGGACGGCTACACGATGTTTAG GCCCGAGCTGGAGTTCGCCAAGCTCATCAGCGGGGTGGGCATGGGCGGTGGGTCGTCGCCGAATGTGGCCAACATAACAATTTGCATGCCATCAACATCGACATCGACGCTTGCTGTGGGCCCTGGCCTGCCTCATCCCCTGCAGAATGGCTTTGCGATAGACGCCCTTGCGGGTGGTGTGGGCGGTGGAGCGCTTCAGGGCACCCAGGCCGCCTGCGAGTGGCGCATCACCAACGTCAACAGAGACTTCAGCGTCTGTGCCACATATGGCGCCACGCTAATTGTACCTAAAGCAATTACGGACGAGCAGATAGTGCTGTCCGCCGCGTTCCGGGACGGCGGTCGTTTTCCCGTGCTGAGCTACAGGCATGAAAACGGC GCCACGCTGATGCGCAGTTCCCAGCCGCTGTCCATTCAGGGCATCAAACGATGTCGAGCCGATGAGGCCATCCTTAATCTTGTTCTGGGACGCAGTCGAAAGGGCTTTATTGTAGACACGTGGGGCAAGGGCAAGTCCAACACGGAAACAGACCTGCACTACTCCCAGTGGAAAAAGGTCAATCGGTCAATTGGCAACGTCAGCTCGCCCGCTTCGATCTTGGATAGTTTTGCTCGGCTGATCGAGGCCTGCAACGATTTGGGCTGCAGCTCGGACAAGTGGCTGTCGCGACTGGAGAGCAGCGGCTGGCTGAGTCTCGTGCTGAACTCCCTGAATGCCTCTTGTGTGGTCGCCCAGTGCCTGGACCAGGAGGGCAGCCCGGTGTTGGTTCACGGCGCCAAGGGCTTGGACTCCACGCTTATTGTCACCTCCCTGGTGCAGATCATCCTCAATCCCGACTGCCGCACTGTGAGGGG TCTCCAAGCTTTGATAGAGCGCGAGTGGATCCAGGCGGGTCACCCGTTCGCCTCCCGCCATCGCTTCTCATGCTACACACCAAATCAGACACGGAACAAGACATCTGGCGCCACCTTTGTGCTCTTCCTGGACTGCATCTACCAGCTTTACACGCAGTTTCCCTGCAGCTTTGAGTTTAGCACTCAGCTGCTGATCCTGCTCTTCGAGCACAGCCATTTCTCGCAGTATGGCACCTTTCTGTGCGATTCAGAGCGAGAGCGGAGCGAACTGAACGTCCACACCAGGACCACAAGCCTGTGGTCTTACCTTAATCGGCCAGATGTCCTCCAGACACTGTTGAATCCGCTGTACGAGCCCAATGCCAATGTGATATGGCCATCGGTGGCGCCTATTAGCTTGGAGCTGTGGAGCG ATCTCTATTTGCGATGGGTGATAGATCAGCGTAGCTGCGCGACAGTCATGTCGCAAATTCAGGAACTCGTGACCCGCGAGAAGGAGCTAAGAACTCAG GCCCTCAAACTGCGCAAACAGGCCTTGGAACTCAGCCAGGAAGTGTCCACACTTATGAAAAGTTCAGACGATGCATAG
- the LOC119552975 gene encoding ATP-binding cassette sub-family E member 1, with translation MSRRKENEEVDKQTRIAIVSDDKCKPKRCRQECKKTCPVVRMGKLCIEVTPTSKIASLSEELCIGCGICVKKCPFEAITIINLPSNLEKHTTHRYSKNSFKLHRLPIPRPGEVLGLVGQNGIGKSTALKILAGKQKPNLGKYANPPDWTEILSYFRGSELQNYFTKILEDNLKALVKPQYVDQIPKAVRGAVGDLLDKKDERELQTKICDMLDLSHIRDREISQLSGGELQRFAIAMVCIQNADIFMFDEPSSYLDVKQRLNAALTIRSLLHPTKFIIVVEHDLSVLDYLSDFICCLYGVPGCYGVVTMPFSVREGINIFLDGFVPTENMRFRTESLTFKVSESATEEEIKRMNHYVYPSMVKTLGKFELTVEKGHFSDSEILVLLGENGTGKTTFIRMLAGNLQPDGEVELPMLNISYKPQKISPKFQNHVRHLLHDKIRDAYVHPQFIADVMKPMKIEEIMDQEVQNLSGGELQRVALVLCLGKPADVYLIDEPSAYLDSEQRLVAAKVIKRYILHAKKTGFVVEHDFIMATYLADRVIVIEGQPSVKTTAFSPQSLLNGMNRFLELLGITFRRDPNNFRPRINKNNSVKDTEQKRSGQFFFLEDEACN, from the exons ATGTCGCGCAGAAAGGAGAACGAGGAGGTGGACAAGCAGACGCGTATTGCTATCGTCAGCGATGACAAGTGCAAGCCCAAGCGGTGTCGGCAGGAGTGCAAGAAGACCTGCCCGGTGGTGCGCATGGGCAAGCTCTGCATCGAGGTGACGCCCACGTCCAAGATAGCCTCGCTGTCCGAGGAGCTCTGCATTGGTTGCGGTATCTGTGTCAAG AAATGCCCCTTTGAGGCCATCACAATCATCAACTTGCCCAGCAACCTGGAGAAGCACACAACGCATCGGTATAGCAAGAACTCCTTTAAGCTGCATCGTCTGCCCATTCCGCGACCCGGTGAAGTGCTCGGTCTGGTGGGACAGAATGGTATTGGCAAGTCGACCGCtctgaagatcctcgccggCAAGCAGAAACCCAATCTGGGCAAGTACGCCAATCCGCCCGACTGGACGGAGATCCTCAGCTACTTCCGCGGCTCCGAGCTGCAGAACTACTTCACCAAGATCCTGGAGGACAACCTGAAGGCGCTGGTCAAGCCGCAGTATGTGGATCAAATCCCCAAGGCGGTGCGTGGCGCAGTCGGCGATCTTCTGGACAAGAAGGACGAGCGGGAGCTGCAGACCAAGATCTGTGATATGCTGGACCTTTCGCATATCCGGGATCGTGAGATCTCCCAGCTGTCTGGTGGAGAGCTGCAACGCTTCGCCATCGCCATGGTGTGCATACAGAATGCAGACATCTTCATGTTCGACGAGCCGTCCTCGTATCTGGATGTGAAACAGCGTCTCAACGCTGCCCTGACCATTCGATCGCTCTTGCATCCCACCAA GTTCATTATCGTGGTGGAGCACGATTTGTCTGTGCTGGATTACTTGTCCGACTTTATTTGCTGTCTTTACGGAGTTCCCGGCTGCTACGGAGTGGTCACTATGCCCTTCTCCGTGCGCGAAGGCATCAACATATTCCTCGATGGCTTTGTGCCCACCGAAAACATGCGTTTCCGCACCGAGTCACTTACTTTCAAGGTATCCGAATCGGCCACGGAGGAGGAGATCAAGCGAATGAACCACTACGTGTATCCCTCCATGGTCAAGACCCTGGGCAAATTCGAGCTGACGGTGGAGAAGGGTCACTTCAGCGACTCCGAGATCCTGGTTTTGCTGGGCGAAAACGGTACGGGCAAGACCACGTTCATTCGAATGCTGGCCGGCAACCTTCAGCCCGATGGCGAGGTGGAACTGCCCATGCTCAACATCTCGTACAAGCCGCAGAAGATTTCCCCGAAATTCCAAAACCATGTGCGCCATTTACTGCACGATAAGATTCGCGACGCCTACGTGCATCCGCAGTTCATTGCCGATGTTATGAAGCCCATGAAGATCGAGGAGATCATGGACCAGGAGGTGCAGAATCTTTCCGGTGGTGAGTTGCAGCGAGTGGCCTTGGTTTTGTGCCTGGGCAAGCCGGCGGATGTCTACCTCATTGACGAACCTTCTGCCTACTTGGATTCGGAACAGCGTCTGGTGGCCGCCAAGGTTATCAAGCG CTATATTTTGCACGCCAAGAAAACTGGATTTGTGGTGGAGCACGATTTCATCATGGCCACCTACCTCGCCGACCGTGTCATCGTTATTGAGGGTCAGCCTTCGGTCAAGACCACGGCCTTCTCGCCGCAGTCGCTGCTGAATGGCATGAACCGCTTCCTCGAACTGCTCGGCATCACCTTCCGTCGCGATCCTAACAACTTCAGGCCCCGCATCAACAAGAACAACTCGGTCAAGGACACAGAACAGAAGCGCTCCGGCCAGTTCTTCTTCCTGGAGGACGAGGCTTGTAATTAA
- the LOC119553928 gene encoding signal recognition particle subunit SRP68, with product MVVQEDNPNTGDVQEKTESAPVAAEPAKIFTVEILHMIKDAQQQHGLRHGDFQRYRGYCTRRIRRLRKALKYPQGDKRHFKRRDVTIGQLTGKKADERFIHIPLISAERAWAYAMQLKQESNTEPRKRFHLISKLRRACFYALQLQELCNTEAFDARTKLECEAYVAWMHGTLHFELQLWKSAGEHLKRAQVVYENLAKALPDDEQELYRAKVNEFTPNLRYCAYNISGGASGGNIDEILELRAQGVLENLDVLVSQTKTESSEGLQTIDWRGRKVTVRPEKVRLFLLSAQELDKSLAKTTKLDAKIELIERILMDCKDAIQAVRDEIKQDPKLRSLTTGQTVSGVQYLLAYLSYIRHSRTLQRNLCLVEQAKLNFDDPNQQSQQNVGDGKRVRSQDLARLYEIILQNVTEMQQITGLEDDAKYQSEVENLAVTFKAFRCYYIALTLIDMKKWKEAVALYERAFNYAGEALKGKTSPEFQLQDELKKVVSAIEGCKFSAHAYSVLEDDNSEDAGTTTKSQKTTKPLYERLSLYKEDQSLHTKSPNVFKLTPEMEPIPCKPLFFDLAMNYVELPSLEDKLESPGKKGPSITGFVKGFLGWGGGGNK from the exons ATGGTCGTCCAAGAGGATAATCCGAATACTGGGGACGTCCAGGAGAAGACGGAGAGTGCTCCAGTGGCGGCAGAGCCAGCCAAGATCTTCACCGTGGAGA TTCTGCACATGATTAAGGAtgcccagcagcagcatgGTCTGCGCCACGGCGATTTCCAGCGGTACCGCGGATACTGCACCCGCCGCATCCGCCGATTGAGGAAGGCACTGAAGTACCCGCAGGGCGACAAGCGGCACTTCAAGCGACGCGACGTGACCATTGGCCAGCTGACGGGCAAGAAGGCGGACGAGCGCTTCATCCACATCCCGCTGATCAGCGCCGAGCGCGCCTGGGCCTATGCCATGCAGCTGAAGCAGGAGTCGAATACGGAGCCCCGAAAGCGCTTCCATCTGATCAGCAAGCTGCGCAGGGCCTGTTTCTACGCCCTCCAGCTGCAGGAGTTGTGCAAT ACGGAGGCCTTCGATGCCCGCACCAAGCTGGAGTGCGAGGCCTATGTGGCCTGGATGCATGGAACCCTGCACTTTGAGCTGCAGCTATGGAAATCCGCTGGCGAGCACTTAAAGCGCGCCCAGGTGGTGTACGAGAATCTGGCCAAGGCCCTGCCCGATGATGAACAGGAGCTGTACCGCGCCAAGGTGAACGAGTTCACACCCAATCTGCGCTACTGCGCCTACAACATCAGCGGTGGTGCCAGTGGCGGTAATATCGATGAGATCCTGGAGCTGCGCGCCCAGGGTGTACTCGAGAATCTGGATGTTCTGGTCAGTCAGACCAAGACGGAGAGCAGCGAGGGCCTGCAGACCATCGACTGGCGCGGTCGCAAGGTCACCGTGCGTCCGGAGAAGGTGCGTCTGTTCCTGCTCAGTGCCCAGGAGTTGGACAAGTCGCTGGCCAAGACCACCAAGCTGGATGCCAAGATAGAGCTGATTGAACGCATTCTGATGGACTGCAAGGACGCCATCCAGGCAGTTCGCGATGAGATCAAGCAGGATCCCAAGCTACGTTCGCTAACCACCGGACAGACCGTGTCGGGCGTGCAATATCTATTGGCCTATTTGAGCTACATTCGTCACAGCCGCACACTGCAGCGTAATCTTTGCCTAGTGGAGCAG GCCAAGCTCAACTTTGACGATCCCAACCAGCAGTCTCAGCAAAATGTGGGCGACGGTAAGCGAGTTCGATCCCAGGATCTGGCCCGCCTATACGAGATCATCCTGCAAAACGTTACGGAAATGCAGCAGATCACCGGCTTGGAGGACGATGCCAAGTACCAGAGCGAGGTGGAGAACCTGGCCGTCACCTTCAAGGCCTTCCGCTGCTATTACATTGCGCTCACACTAATCGACATGAAGAAGTGGAAGGAGGCGGTGGCGCTGTACGAACGCGCATTTAACTACGCCGGCGAAGCCCTGAAGGGCAAGACCAGTCCGGAGTTCCAGCTGCAGGATGAACTCAAGAAGGTCGTCTCCGCCATCGAGGGCTGCAAGTTCTCCGCCCATGCGTACAGTGTGCTGGAGGATGACAACAGTGAGGACGCCGGAACCACCACCAAGTCGCAAAAGACCACGAAACCTCTGTATGAGCGTCTGTCCCTATACAAAGAGGACCAGTCGCTGCACACCAAGTCACCCAATGTGTTTAAGCTGACCCCCGAAATGGAGCCCATACCCTGCAAACCGCTATTCTTTGACCTGGCCATGAATTACGTGGAGCTGCCCTCGCTGGAGGACAAACTGGAGTCTCCCGGCAAAAAGGGCCCCTCGATCACTGGCTTCGTCAAGGGATTCCTTGGATGGGGCGGCGGCGGCAACAAGTGA
- the LOC119553929 gene encoding uncharacterized protein LOC119553929 — MALAATPTAGPSHGGLAMAVNPAGGYDGSASNQYEENTDHLRQLFSQNQLVSFSIAHIACSAGSSSGDNYMSVVKRVTISQAPDQDRDRDQNQELARSEIVTVIVKRQIASLSRRQLYRCEEAFSNEINAYRHLAPLLATHSRQQLFPVCHIAESQDRRDMEGGEPIIVLQDLKALGFRMKDRLAGLELNDCLLVMKKLAQLHAASLAAQELESSSFASQASHLQEIVYCDEATDFYAAILDTSVQQALESLSGSNADDSLTTPIGLLEELRPNLFGNLKRDINATVEAPNSVICHGDLWVNNIMFRSEPEEVIFFDLQAMRRSSPVFDILHFIYTSTRRQLRDVHTDTLLAAYSEAVGQELRLQLEDTPAAERLEELCEAFSLQRVSTEYVRQVHYGLAIGMWILPAVTFDPDNLPNLDVMSEQNLTGKEIKCTQMLTSEYHLRIRELVMEFYELGYLEMQKQNF, encoded by the exons ATGGCTTTGGCAGCAACCCCAACAGCAGGACCTTCGCATGGCGGCTTGGCCATGGCCGTGAATCCGGCCGGTGGCTACGATGGTAGTGCCAGCAATCAATACGAGGAGAATACCGACCATTTGCGCCAACTGTTCAGCCAGAACCAGCTGGTCTCCTTTAGCATAGCCCACATCGCGTGCTCCGCGGGCAGCAGCAGTGGCGACAACTACATGTCCGTGGTGAAGCGGGTCACCATCAGCCAGGCGCCGGACCaggatcgggatcgggatcAGAATCAGGAGCTGGCGAGGAGTGAAATTG TCACAGTAATTGTCAAGCGGCAAATTGCGAGTCTGTCGCGCCGGCAGCTCTACCGGTGCGAGGAGGCCTTCAGCAACGAGATCAACGCCTACCGACACTTGGCGCCCCTTTTGGCCACCCACAGCCGCCAGCAGCTGTTCCCGGTGTGCCACATCGCGGAGAGCCAGGATCGCAGGGACATGGAGGGTGGGGAGCCGATCATCGTGCTGCAGGACCTCAAAGCCTTGGGTTTCCGGATGAAGGATCGTCTGGCGGGCTTGGAACTGAACGACTGCCTCCTGGTGATGAAG AAACTGGCTCAACTCCACGCAGCCTCGCTGGCCGCCCAGGAACTAGAGTCCTCTTCCTTTGCTTCCCAGGCCAGCCACCTTCAGGAGATTGTCTACTGTGATGAGGCGACGGACTTTTATGCCGCCATTCTGGACACTTCCGTGCAGCAGGCCCTGGAGAGTCTAAGTGGCTCCAATGCAGACGATAGTCTTACCACACCCATTGGTCTGCTGGAGGAACTTCGTCCGAACTTGTTTGGAAACCTGAAGCGGGATATTAATGCCACCGTGGAGGCTCCAAATAGTGTGATCTGCCATGGTGACCTTTGGGTAAACAACATAATGTTCCGCTCTGAGCCGGAGGAGGTGATCTTCTTCGATCTGCAGGCCATGCGCCGGTCGTCGCCTGTTTTTGACATTCTCCACTTTATTTACACCAGCACGAGAAGGCAGTTGAGGGATGTGCACACAGATACCCTGCTGGCCGCCTACTCCGAAGCTGTGGGTCAGGAACTGAGGCTCCAGCTGGAGGATACACCCGCTGCTGAGCGACTAGAGGAGCTGTGCGAAGCCTTCTCCTTGCAGCGTGTCAGTACGGAGTATGTGCGTCAGGTGCACTATGGCCTGGCCATCGGCATGTGGATCCTGCCAGCTGTCACCTTCGATCCGGACAATCTGCCCAATCTGGACGTAATGAGCGAACAGAATCTCACTGGAAAGGAGATCAAGTGCACCCAGATGCTCACTTCCGAATACCATTTGCGCATCCGGGAGCTGGTCATGGAGTTCTACGAGCTCGGCTATCTCGAAATGCAAAAGCAAAACTTTTAA
- the LOC119554417 gene encoding uncharacterized protein LOC119554417, with translation MLTACQVTLLAGCLALVTSSVRAQFFYHQALGLPAAHAYQPANPYQGYATADAHPSVVRNAQWESELPAELSKSARFYSDPVIAANLAKESLLTKKEMAVVHREAEKIPREQVYKLFKNAGYLNRR, from the coding sequence ATGCTGACCGCCTGCCAAGTAACGCTGCTCGCTGGATGTCTGGCTCTGGTCACCAGCTCGGTTCGGGCCCAGTTCTTCTACCACCAGGCTTTGGGCCTGCCGGCTGCGCACGCTTACCAGCCGGCCAACCCGTACCAGGGATATGCCACTGCGGATGCCCATCCCTCGGTGGTCCGGAATGCCCAGTGGGAGTCGGAACTGCCCGCCGAACTGTCGAAGAGTGCCCGATTCTACAGTGATCCCGTGATCGCCGCCAACCTGGCCAAGGAATCGCTGCTGACAAAGAAGGAAATGGCAGTGGTGCATCGCGAGGCTGAGAAAATTCCACGGGAACAGGTCTACAAGCTGTTCAAGAACGCCGGCTACCTGAATCGCAGATAG
- the LOC119554416 gene encoding N-acetylgalactosamine kinase: MTANGNGNGTAQLLGAGIEIVAQQKLQPESKIYDRVQQLVAFFKQQFGADPEFIVRVPGRVNIIGEHVDYCGYSVLPMAVSQSIFLAVAKNPDDSELQLRNLEEAKFAGYDADLKTLRIELPKSGGPAWYNYFLCGIKGIQENLGSQWKPTGMRIAVDGNVPLAAGLSSSSAMVSSAVLATAHVQGKKLDRRELASISAKCEQYIGTHSGGMDQAIAYLGRVGCAHHIEFHPKLKGTPVTLPAGKCFVVANSLAQKNKAASSDYNERVVECRLATRWLAKHKGLVNWEDIVRFIDLEEACQMDNETFEKLIKDNLTKWNYTRADICKELGVTEQELETKFLSANTRHMEQFKLRQRALHVIQESGRVAKFRKICEQLAAGPSKEGAKQLGELMRQSHESLRELYECSHPDVERLIAISNEQKVSARVTGAGWGGCIVAMCDSIEAADDYIKALKRDYYAHLPTHLLERHQPNNFSEVVFATLPGNGAELYVQ, encoded by the exons ATGACTGCCAacgggaatgggaatggaacCGCTCAGCTTTTGGGAGCCGGCATCGAGATCGTGGCCCAACAGAAGCTCCAGCCGGAGTCCAAGATCTACGACCGTGTGCAGCAGCTGGTCGCGTTTTTCAAGCAGCAGTTCGGAGCGGATCCCGAGTTTATCGTTCGAGTGCCAGGCAG GGTCAACATCATAGGCGAGCATGTGGACTACTGTGGCTACTCGGTGCTTCCCATGGCTGTCAGTCAGAGCATCTTCCTGGCAGTGGCCAAAAATCCAGATGACAGCGAACTGCAGCTCAGGAATCTGGAGGAGGCCAAGTTCGCGGGCTATGATGCGGACTTGAAAACGCTTAG AATTGAGCTGCCTAAAAGCGGAGGTCCGGCCTGGTACAACTACTTCTTGTGCGGCATCAAGGGCATTCAGGAGAATCTGGGCAGTCAGTGGAAGCCCACAGGAATGCGCATTGCTGTGGACGGCAATGTGCCCCTGGCTGCAGGACTCTCCAGCTCCAGTGCCATGGTCAGCTCCGCTGTTCTGGCCACCGCCCATGTCCAGGGCAAGAAACTAGATCGCAGAGAGCTGGCTTCGATTTCGGCCAAGTGTGAGCAGTACATTGGCACCCACAGCGGTGGTATGGATCAGGCCATCGCCTATTTGGGCAGAGTGGGCTGCGCCCACCACATCGAATTCCATCCCAAGCTCAAGGGCACTCCGGTGACATTGCCAGCGGGCAAGTGCTTCGTGGTGGCCAACAGCCTGGCGCAGAAGAACAAGGCTGCCTCTTCGGACTACAATGAACGGGTGGTGGAGTGCCGATTGGCCACGCGATGGCTGGCCAAGCACAAGGGTCTAGTCAACTGGGAGGACATTGTTCGCTTCATCGATCTGGAGGAGGCTTGCCAAATGGACAACGAGACCTTCGAGAAGTTGATCAAGGACAACTTGACCAAGTGGAACTACACGCGAGCAGATATCTGCAAGGAGCTGGGTGTTACCGAGCAGGAACTGGAGACCAAGTTCCTTTCAGCCAACACACGGCACATGGAGCAGTTCAAGCTGCGCCAACGTGCTCTGCACGTCATTCAGG AATCCGGTCGCGTGGCCAAGTTCCGGAAGATTTGCGAGCAACTGGCCGCCGGGCCGAGCAAGGAAGGTGCCAAGCAGCTGGGCGAGCTCATGCGTCAGTCCCACGAGAGTCTGCGGGAGCTCTACGAATGCTCGCATCCAGACGTGGAGCGCCTTATAGCCATATCCAATGAGCAGAAAGTCAGTGCTCGAGTCACAGGAGCTGG CTGGGGTGGTTGTATAGTGGCCATGTGCGATTCCATTGAGGCGGCTGACGATTACATAAAGGCTTTGAAGCGGGACTACTACGCCCATCTGCCAACGCATCTCCTGGAGCGCCATCAGCCCAACAACTTCAGCGAAGTGGTCTTTGCCACACTTCCTGGAAACGGAGCCGAGCTATATGTACAATGA
- the LOC119555534 gene encoding protein phosphatase methylesterase 1 — protein MSSLQRTMLKGKLPPTIPGGRIGRADSFKKSRIRDYKPGMWNEFFAEKEDVTVDEQRTFRIYRTKQPEKPGPVLLLLHGGGYSALTWAHFCSEVTSMIHCQCLCIDLRGHGDSKVDDEDDLSADTLAKDIGDLILKLYPEEVPQLFVVGHSMGGAIAVHFAHMSLVPNLIGITVIDVVEGTAMEALASMQSFLRSRPKYFQSIPNAIEWCIRSGQVRNVDSAKVSMPGQIINCTTNKLATNDLPLPDDVLEEAHHNSMFPNPFSISEDEESSPPGDDAADGESGAAGADFKKPITTKSMTEAAKNYTWRIDLSKSEKYWVGWFSGLSDKFLNLRLPKQLLLASIDGLDRTLTVGQMQGRFQMQVLARCGHAVHEDRPHEVAEVISGYLIRNRFAEAASEFRCHMPSC, from the exons ATGTCCAGTCTACAGCGCACGATGTTGAAGGGCAAGCTGCCACCCACAATTCCTGGCGGACGCATTGGCCGAGC GGACTCGTTCAAGAAGTCGCGCATCCGCGACTACAAGCCGGGCATGTGGAACGAGTTCTTCGCGGAGAAGGAGGACGTCACGGTGGATGAGCAGCGAACCTTCCGCATCTACCGCACCAAGCAGCCGGAGAAGCCGGGTCCAGTGCTCCTCCTGCTCCACGGCGGTGGCTACTCGGCCCTCACCTGGGCGCACTTCTGT TCGGAGGTGACCAGCATGATCCACTGCCAGTGCCTGTGCATCGATTTGCGGGGTCATGGTGACAGCAAGGTGGACGACGAGGATGATCTCTCCGCGGATACGCTGGCCAA GGACATTGGAGACCTAATCTTGAAGCTGTATCCCGAGGAGGTGCCACAGCTCTTCGTGGTTGGCCACTCGATGGGCGGCGCCATCGCCGTCCACTTTGCCCACATGTCTTTGGTTCCAAATTTAATCGGCATAACCGTCATCGATGTTGTGGAGGGCACTGCCATGGAGGCATTGGCCAGCATGCAGAGCTTTCTGCGCTCCCGTCCAAAGTATTTCCAGAGTATTCCGAATGCCATCGAGTGGTGCATCCGGAGCGGCCAGGTGCGCAACGTGGACAGCGCCAAAGTGTCCATGCCCGGGCAGATAATCAA CTGTACAACGAACAAACTGGCAACGAATGACCTGCCACTACCCGATGATGTGCTGGAGGAGGCTCACCACAACAGCATGTTTCCCAATCCGTTCAGCATTTCCGAGGACGAAGAATCGTCGCCGCCGGGCGATGATGCCGCCGATGGCGAAAGTGGAGCAGCTGGCGCGGATTTCAAGAAGCCCATCACGACCAAATCAATGACCGAAGCGGCCAAGaa TTACACCTGGCGCATTGATCTGTCCAAGTCGGAGAAGTACTGGGTGGGCTGGTTCTCGGGCCTGAGCGATAAGTTCCTCAACTTGCGCCTGCCCAAGCAGCTGCTCCTCGCCAGCATCGATGGACTGGACCGCACCCTGACCGTTGGCCAGATGCAGGGCCGCTTCCAGATGCAGGTCCTGGCCAGATGCGGACACGCCGTGCACGAGGACCGTCCGCACGAGGTGGCCGAGGTGATTAGCGGCTACTTGATCCGGAATCGCTTCGCGGAGGCGGCCAGCGAGTTCCGGTGCCACATGCCGTCGTGCTAA
- the LOC119555535 gene encoding UPF0193 protein EVG1 homolog, whose protein sequence is MSRHRFNNVQVKALPGGLMAHREPEADGGQPTTQKMTMWPSERIAPGGSGAFHSAKVEYSKETADLIRLLVKESKMSMMVRKQIDESLRNGDPLPLPEPPRPNTKNDVDRETLAILERARNAKRKNLRQIEASGAYKLSYYRPPADNRMAGEKAKSQLQFTMAGTHLPDPAIKPRRRPREEQLVTEEDLINELLDQINERAEWLTEMESMGQGKKYRPEIREQIAERLRRIQALESKMKMKSDGGFRFVD, encoded by the exons ATGAGCCGACATCGGTTTAACAACGTCCAGGTCAAGGCGCTCCCCGGCGGCCTGATGGCCCATCGAGAACCAGAAGCGGATGGCGGCCAGCCCACTACCCAGAAGATGACCATGTGGCCCAGCGAACGCATTGCCCCTGGCGGCTCTGGAGCATTCCACTCGGCCAAGGTGGAATATAGCAAGGAGACGGCGGATCTGATCCGAT TGCTCGTCAAAGAGTCCAAGATGTCAATGATGGTTCGCAAACAGATCGATGAGAGCCTGCGTAATGGGGACCCCTTGCCGCTTCCCGAGCCGCCGCGTCCAAACACCAAAAACGATGTGGACAGGGAGACATTGGCTATTTTGGAACGGGCGCGCAATGCCAAGCGCAAGAATCTCCGCCAGATCGAGGCGAGCGGGGCTTACAAGCTGAGCTACTACCGTCCGCCTGCTGACAACCGAATGGCCGGGGAGAAGGCCAAGTCCCAACTTCAGTTCACCATGGCCGGCACTCATCTGCCGGATCCGGCCATCAAGCCGCGACGTCGCCCACGCGAGGAGCAACTAGTGACGGAGGAGGATCTCATAAATGAGC TATTGGACCAAATCAACGAGCGGGCCGAATGGCTGACAGAAATGGAATCCATGGGCCAGGGCAAGAAGTACCGTCCAGAGATCCGCGAGCAGATTGCCGAGCGACTGCGTCGCATTCAGGCGCTGGAATCCAAGATGAAGATGAAGTCCGATGGTGGCTTCCGTTTTGTGGACTAA